The Candidatus Bathyarchaeia archaeon DNA window CATAGTGCCGTTTTGCAAAAGCTCAACAACCATTGGCTCGTTTGGAATTAATAAGCTGATTTCCTTTTTGACACTGACATAATCAACATATATGTACTCATCTTTCTCTACATCAACCGCTGACCACTGGATCTTGAAGTTTGATTTGAAATATCGACTGTCAGTCAACTTTTGGTAGTATCTTAGCCAACCTTGCCCAGAGGAATTTGCCCCAAGGTCGGCAATTGTTCTCCACGTATTTCCATCATAACATTGTAGCAGAAATTCGCCAGATGAACAGCCATCATTTCTGTACCAAAACTCTATGAGAATGGCTGAGGCATCAGAACAATTAAGGACAGGTGTCGTCAAATTTCCAGAGGCAATGTTGCCTTTCTTGCTAAAACTTGCTGAAAATGTTCCATTATATGTCACGTTCGCATTTACCCAACCATTATTTGCGCTCCACCCGGAGGGGGGCCAACTCCCTTCGAAAGATTCCCTGTCAATTAAGGTTATCTTGGGGTTCCAGTCAAATGTGTATGCGTATCGAGTGTGAGAGGAGGCTACAACAATTATGCCCCTCTGATCTTCTACTTGAACCATGTAGGAGTCTGGATCCACACCGGCTGGTAGGTCTATTATGTATGTTCCGTCCGACAAGGCTGTTGGTTCGATTGCGGGGTTAACGTGCTCCCACGAAGAGCGCTCATAGTTGTACTTGTAGAATTTGAAGTTGCTCTTTCCGAGGTTTATTAGGGATTCATTTTCGTCCTTCATGATGCGTAGATATGCTCTGCCGTTTGCTGTTCCTATTATGTTTACGTTTAGCTTGCAGGTGACACCATAGGATATTCCGTATATTCCCAGACCCGTTAAGTTGTAGCTTACTTCTAGGTCGCCCATGCTGTAGCTCGCTTTCTCATACCAGCGGGCTTGAAGGCTCATTCTGTTCACTTTGAATGATGTGCCCCAGTCCGGATGCATATTTGCTATGTTAGCAAGCCCGCTGTAAAGGTAGTTTTCAGCCAACATTTTTGCATATGTGGCATTGCCAGTCACCTGCAGTACAGACCCGTAATAGCCTATTGTGAAACCCAAAACCTGTTTTAATGCAAAGTTGGTTTCGTCTATTGCGCTTAAAACCTGCGGCATATCTGAAACAGGGCTGCTGCGGATGGCTGAATACGTGACTATTACCGTTGCAATTAATATAACAGCCACAAGCAAAGCCGCAATAATCGAAAATTGACCCTTCCGATTCATGACTACACGCCTCCCACCTGTCCAAGCTGCAGGACAACAAGTCTAGTGGCATCCACCGCCGTGTAGACGGACCGGTAAAGCCTAGGCTTAAAGGCACATAAAAGCCCAAGAGCAGTGAGCCTAATATCTGGGGTTCTCGTCAATCCTAAGGCGAAGAATGACCCAGTGACTTTGTTATCACCGGCTGCAACATGGCGGAATACGGCTCCCGGCATCCACCAATCGTTGTTCTTGTAGACTTTATTGAAAACGTAAACGACGCGGGATTCTGGCAAATTGTATGTGGTAAGTATTGACGCTGACAGAGCTCTTGTAGCCGTCTGACGGGGGGAGGGGTAGATGCCATAGTAATTGCAGTAATAAATAGCTGTGGGAGAAAGTTGAACGACACCTACGTCGTTTGCGATCCAGTTAGAATTGTAAGAGTAGCTTTTACCGTCTAGACCTTGGAGAAACGCGTTTAGTCCAGCAGGTCCTACGTCCCTCATCCCATAGATTCCCCAAGTGTTATGCCCGTCTGGGAACAGGTTGACGTTGCTAACGTAGTATAGTGGATAACCAACTATACTGACCCATGTAAAGTTGTACAGCCTCACTCTCTGTCCCAAGAGATAGCAGTATTTCGCGTAGGATCTCGCCTGTGAGTCATATCCTTGTGTGGCGTAGTACCCGGCGGGAATTGGCACAGCCTCTCCAAAAGTGTTTATTATTACCGCGCCTTGAACTACTTCGCCTTGTAGTGAAGTACCGTTCAATATTTTCGCAAGTTGATTTGTATTTTGCACCATTACTGTTTTTTGGAAGTATGACGATAGAAGATTGTAGAGGTCTTGGGCTAGGGTGTGAGCCGAATATCCTGTAATCCACCATCCTCTGGCGTCGCTGCAATTCAATATATATAGGGTCCCACCTACACCTCCCACATTCCCAATTTTTTCCGGAATAACTCTGAAGGTTACGTTGGAGGAAGCTACAAGATAAGACGAAGCTTCAGATTGGATGCCCAAACTTTCAGCGTTTGAAATAGACTTTAGGGGTATGTAGAGCTGTTCTTCACTATCGCCGCGCACAGCATAGACTGTCAAGTTATAAACTATGTTTGGTGGAAGGAGGGCTGAAAGGGCTACTTGAAGTTGGCTCCAGGCCTGTTCATAGTCTGGGTCGCTGGGATTTTTGAAGACTATGCTGCTTAGGGAGTAATCTGAATCCAAAACTTGGAGTGTTGTCAAAGCCAGCCTTCGAAGGTTTAAGGGTGAAACTCGTCTAGGCACTGGCAGCACGGCATAAAATGAGGCTATGATGAAGGCTCCTGTAATTATGAGTATGACTAGGAAGACTTCTATTGTGCGCATCATTAGCCGATCACCTGGTAGCCTTCAAGACTCCATAGAGCTAGTTTAGCTTGGTAGGCAACGTTGCCCACTAGAACTTGACGTATGTCTGTGGCGACCCAAGTTTTGTTTGAGAGATCTTCGCCAAAAATCACAGGGAAGGCCAGAGAACTTATACCCCATGGCATTAGGACAACGCCTGAATCCTTGGGATTGGCGCTTTTGCGGTATGTTACAACCAATATGCCTGGATTATATGTGGGAATCGTTATTATTTCATACGTGTGAGGATCATTACCATAGTTTAATAGTCCAACTCTTCCGGCGCCAAGCGGCATCTCTCGGAGCGTGAAATCTTCCGTCAGAATCACGAAAGTTGCATTGTATGTTACAGCGGCAGGATGATCGCCGCCATGTACATCCCAGCTGTGGGCGAGGAGAACTTTTCCACCTTCACTCCCAAGATCGTAGAGGAAGGGGACTACATAGTTTTCCTTATTCAGAACATGTTCATAGCAGCCTGTCCCAATCAACCCTCCTTGATGCACATAGGCAATTAGTACGTATGAGTCCTGGTTTTCGTTTATTGTGGAGAAGCTCAATATGGCTGAGCCAGCGGTGTTTGTGTGGGCTGTTCCATATTGTGTTATAAATGCTGGATACTGCCCCTGACCACCTGTGGGCTTAACTATGATTAGACAGTAGCTTACAACGGCGCCGGATAATGGGAAACCTGCCCCCTTCACGCTCACCGATAAGGTTACGGGGGTGGATTGTACCTTTGTTATTGAGACGCTGACTATGGGTGTTATAGTTAGTTGGAAGCCGTACGTTCCATTTACTCCGAGAAGCCTTGAGGCTAAGGAATAGTTGATGGCCTTTGTGTAGGGTACCAGGAGGAAGTTGCCGAATCCCATGGTTATGTTACTGCAGACTAATCCCAATTTTGGATAAGTCACCGGTTTACCGGAGGTGGATACGAGACGCATCAGGGAGAAGGGGCTTAGCCGGTACTGGGTGAATTCCGGGTCCTGCAGTCCAAAGCTTGTGGGGATGATGTTGCTTTTTCCCCAGTTTTCCGGTATGCCCGGGTTTAGGAGTATGTTGTCTAGGAGGTCGCTGCATTTTGTTGCGAGATATCTGTTTCTCTGGTAGAGGATGGCTGTTTGAATTGTTTGATTAAACAAGCCAACAAAAATCAGTATTGCACCTAAGAAAACGGTCATGGCAATCATGTGGTCTATCGTCGAGCCAGCCATAACCCGTCATTCTCCAAAAGCCAAGAGGATTGTCTTGTTTTGGAATTTTTGGGCGATTATGCAAGCGTTCGGGGAATTGCTTATGAAGGTGGATTCCCGCCAGATAACGTTTGGCCCCAAGAGGACTGTGGTTGTGGCTGTTATCTTTGTTTCTTTAAGTCTAAGCGTTATAGTTAGGACTTTGCTGGAGTTCATTTTCGGATCCAAGACCGTTTTCAACGTGGCGTTCCCGATATATGGAAGGTTTTCTATTAATGGTGGTACGTCGGGTTTTTGGATTAGGCTGCCAGTTGTGATGGTTAGATGGTTTAAGGTGAAATAGACTTGCTGGATTACGCTTCCAAGATGGCTTGCAACCTCTTGAAGGGCAAGGTTTCTCCGTGAGTCCACCCATATATTCATGAGCCAGCTTGCGGTTAAGGGGAAAAGCAGAATCTGCATTATTAAGATGGGAAGCATGATGATGTATTCGATAGTTATATGCGCCATAACAATCACCTAACTTTTAGCCATGTAATCCAAGCGAAACCACCACCGTTGCAGTGTAAAACTCTATGACGGAACCATTTGGAACGTTAAAGAGCTCCACCGTCCTTTCAAATTTGAAGAAGTCCTCGCCGAAACCTCCCCTTTGAAAGTTCTCTCTTGGAAAGTTTACGGTTATTTTGACACTATTGCATGTTCCAGTTTTAACGGAAATGGACCTTCCAGAGAGGGTTACCGACTGGGAGAGGTGTGGATGGTTTCCGGAAACCAGGAGGGGCAGAAAGAATCTAAAGTATTTTGCCGTGCCTACCGTTGAGTTCAAAACTCTTATGCATGGTGCTACAACTATTCTGATGAAGTTGCCGTCGCCCATTGGAAGTTTTTCTACAACAAAGACGTGGCTTGTAGATGCTGAGGTGCCCCTCTGTAAGAAAGAACCGTTCGACGGGAAAATCCTCTCATAGTAATTGTTGCCCATCGTATAGCTGCTTATTGGCACATTGAACAGAAGAATGCCCGTCGTGAAGTTTGCAAAAAACTTGTAGCCTGTTCCATCATGTAAATAAACGGTGTAGTTTAATACGCTGTCTTCGAATTTTACGTGTCCATATTTGCTTGCATAACGAATTGTTTGGGTGCGCCCAGGTATCCATGCCACGTCGTCTATTTGGAGGGCTACTGTTTGCATGAACTGTTTCATGGCGCTGAATTCGTTTTCAGTCATTCTTGCACTTAGAAAGTTGTTTGCGAAAACTATCGTAACCAATAGAAGCGTTACTATGGCGCCTGTAAGTATGACTGTGGATATGGCTGGACTTACGGCTTTACTATTTGACTTCAACTTTCCATGCAGCTGACTTTTAATTTTCAAGTTTCCCCCTCCTCTAGGCGCCGAATTTCACGAACATGGGTACTAGCTTGGCGGCTAGAACAGCGATGATGACAAGAATCGCAGCGTGTTTGAAGCCTGCGGCTATGGATTCCTCACTTATTTTGCCAGCCACTATGCCGATTAAATAGCTGTGGAATATGGCTGAGGTTACGAAGGTTGTTATCATGGGTCCCAAGTCTTTTGTTTGTCCCGTCCCTGCGACGCCTAGAGTGCCGGAGGTAAAGCCTATCATCATCACCGTTGTTGCCACAAGGAGGATGGCGGCGAAGTATGGCATCATTATGTAGGGGCGGACAGCCATTTTCTTCTCCTTCTCAACTTCTTGGGTTAGGTTGTTAAATCTGGCGAGGGACTCGATCATGGCTATTGTGCCGCCGCCTACATCTATCGTCTCCACAAGGAGGAACATGACAAGTTGGGCCATCCAACTCTTAACCCGCTTAACAAAGTCCATAATCACTTTTCTAACGGGGATGCCCCAAGAGATTTCAGAGCTTATTTTGCGGAGTTCCTTGCTGAACTCGCCGTAGTCGCGGTTAGCGAGGCTTTCAATACATTTTTCTGGAGATAAACCTGTCTTTCTAACTTCTGTTAGGTCTCTTAGGAAGCTTGTTATGCCCTGCTCCATGCTGGCTTTTTTGCTGCTTACTTTGTGATGTACGATGGCAGCTGGAAAAGTGGCTACAAACAACGATAAGGCAATGGCCACTGGTAAGTCGAAGATGGCTTGGAGTTGACTGAAGAAAGGCAGCTGCATATAGCCGAAGAAGTCTGTTAGCAGAAGCAATAATATTATGCCGAAGATGCTTGAGATTCCAAATGCCTTATAGGGCCTCATATCCACAACGGGTGTTTTGGGCTGCATGCTGTGAGCCAAGTATATGAACATTAACGAGAGCATGGGTGTGAAAATGTACGTGTAGAGGATTATGCCTGAATACATCGAGATGCCAACGCTATATATGGATTCAACGCTGAATAGGATGTAGAAGCAAAGAGACATCAAAACCATGACTATGATGAATGTTTCTAGGAGCATTCCAAGTCTTTCAGCCGCAGCCTTAACCCGCATAGCCCTAATCTTGAAGATATCCTCCGCCTTTCTTTCAAGGAAGTGGCCTATGTCTCCGCCAATGATGACTGTTGAGGCGTATCCAGCCAGAAAGTCTCTGAATATATCTAGCGGGTTTCTTTTGGCGGCGTTTTCTATGGCCGTTAGCGGGTCTATGCCGAAGATCTCCACATCCTTTATTATCTCCCTTGCCTCAGCCCTCATGGCTGGCATGAGCTCAACTTCTGCGAGTCGCTTAAAGCTGGTGTAGGGCGCTATTCCCCCAGAAGCCATAACGCTTATGTAGGCGGCTGCGAAGGGCATTTCTCTTTCGAGGTTGGCGGCTCTTTCCCCGGCTCTTGAGATAGGGATTAGGAAGAATCCTATCATGATGTATACTGGAAGTGGAACTAGGAAGACAAGGGGGACAAAGCCGTAAAGGTATAGCAAAACTACAGCGAGGATTGATATAGGCGTTGTTAGAACAGCGAGAAACAGCATTAGCGAGACATAGGTTTCTGGGTAAATTTTGATTTTCGCCCTTTCCAAGTAGTCTTTAAACTCAACTACATGTTTCAGGAAGTATGGGGCTACTCTTCCGAAAATGCGGAAGGACCAGGCTTCAAGGGCTTCTAGGAGCGGCAAGAGCCTTCACCTCCTCCCCAGCAATAACCTTCTCATAAATCTGTTCTGGCCGCGCATAATATTCGGCGATTATTGCAGCCACATCCTTGTAGCTTCTGATGTTGCGCTCCCTCATCCAGTGGAGGATCTGTTTGCGCCTTTCAATTTCTTCAAGCAACTCTTTCCGTCCTATGCCTAGGCGTTCAGAAATGTTGGATAGCATTATGCTCTTATTTAGGGATTGAATGTGTTCGTCTTTGGCTGGATGCCACTTGAAAACTGTTCGGTAGTCCTCATAGTCGGCTATCTCGTTAACGTTCATCACTCGCCTGTAGGCTTTCCTTTCGCCGCCCTTCATCAGGTGGACCCGTTGGACGGAGAGAACTATGTTCATTAAGGGGATATAGGCGGGGGCTATGTCCATGGGTTTCTGGGTCAGCCTTTTCACTGCGGAGTCCAAGTTTTCGGCGTGCATTGTGCACATACCGCCGTGGCCTGTTGCCAGTGCCTGGAAAAGCACGTAGGCTTCTTGACCTCGCACCTCACCTACTATGAGGATGTCTGGGCGATGCCTCATGGAGGTTTTCACAAGGTCGAAGAGGGTTACCTCGCCTACACTGCTTCCTCCTAAGCCGTAGCTCTGCCTCGCTATAAGGGAAACCCAGTTCTCGTGGGGGAGGTTGAGCTCCGCCGTCTCCTCAATCGTTATTATTTTGCTTCCAGGCTTGATTAAACATGCTAAAGCGTTTAGGGCGGTTGTTTTTCCGGCGGCGGTTCCGCCCAAAACCATGACTGAGGCTCGGTTTTCCAGGCACAGCCAGAAGTATGCCGCCATCTCTTCCGAGAATGTGCCCAAATTTATTAGGTCTATTATGGAGTATGGGTCTTCCCTGAACTTTCGGATGGTGAAGGCTGTTCCGAAGGGCGTTACCTCTCGCCTATAGCAAACTGCCAGCCTATGTTTTCCGGGAAGCGAGGCATCCACTATTGGGAAGGCTGAGCTTACATGTTTTCCAGCCATGTGGACAAGCTTAACAACCATATTGTCGAGTTCTTCATCCGTTTCGAACACGAGGTTTGTTTCAATGCTTTCGTAGGTTCTGTGCCATACATAGACAGGCTTGTTTACACCATCACATGAAATATCCTCTATATTGGGGTCTCTCATGAGAGGGTCGATTCTTCCAAAGCCCACAAGATCTCTTTCAGCGTGATAGAGAATCTTATACCACGATACGTCTGGAAGCCAGCCTAGGCTTATGCGGTACTTATCAACAATCTTTTTGGCTTCTTCCGCAAAGAATTTTCTGGGATCCTTTATCTCCTCTTTAGGAGACTCTATTTCCGCCAAGAGAATTTCTAATATACGGTTGTAAACGCCTCTCTCAAGGGGGTCAAGCTGAAGCTCATCCAATATGTACTTGTATTCGCCTGTCTTGGGGTTTTGAACTATGGCTACATGAGCAAAGGGCTCGTAGAGAGGATACCTCTCAACAACCTTGAATCCTCTGGGTAAGGGCTTTGGTGGAGGTGGCGGGATAGCCACCTGTTTCGGTTTTCCAATGTTGAATTTTATTCGTATCTTTCTGAGTTTTGAAAGTTTATCCTTGAGTTGAAGTTTGGGCATTCTTTCTGCTCCCGTATTTCTGTTATATATCTATACACTTGGGTTATTAAATATTACGTCTTACGAAACACGTCTATTCCTCTTCCTCACCAAACGAAACCGAAACTACACCAGTTTTAACCAGCACCACAAA harbors:
- a CDS encoding type II secretion system F family protein, with the protein product MPLLEALEAWSFRIFGRVAPYFLKHVVEFKDYLERAKIKIYPETYVSLMLFLAVLTTPISILAVVLLYLYGFVPLVFLVPLPVYIMIGFFLIPISRAGERAANLEREMPFAAAYISVMASGGIAPYTSFKRLAEVELMPAMRAEAREIIKDVEIFGIDPLTAIENAAKRNPLDIFRDFLAGYASTVIIGGDIGHFLERKAEDIFKIRAMRVKAAAERLGMLLETFIIVMVLMSLCFYILFSVESIYSVGISMYSGIILYTYIFTPMLSLMFIYLAHSMQPKTPVVDMRPYKAFGISSIFGIILLLLLTDFFGYMQLPFFSQLQAIFDLPVAIALSLFVATFPAAIVHHKVSSKKASMEQGITSFLRDLTEVRKTGLSPEKCIESLANRDYGEFSKELRKISSEISWGIPVRKVIMDFVKRVKSWMAQLVMFLLVETIDVGGGTIAMIESLARFNNLTQEVEKEKKMAVRPYIMMPYFAAILLVATTVMMIGFTSGTLGVAGTGQTKDLGPMITTFVTSAIFHSYLIGIVAGKISEESIAAGFKHAAILVIIAVLAAKLVPMFVKFGA
- a CDS encoding type II/IV secretion system ATPase subunit, with product MPKLQLKDKLSKLRKIRIKFNIGKPKQVAIPPPPPKPLPRGFKVVERYPLYEPFAHVAIVQNPKTGEYKYILDELQLDPLERGVYNRILEILLAEIESPKEEIKDPRKFFAEEAKKIVDKYRISLGWLPDVSWYKILYHAERDLVGFGRIDPLMRDPNIEDISCDGVNKPVYVWHRTYESIETNLVFETDEELDNMVVKLVHMAGKHVSSAFPIVDASLPGKHRLAVCYRREVTPFGTAFTIRKFREDPYSIIDLINLGTFSEEMAAYFWLCLENRASVMVLGGTAAGKTTALNALACLIKPGSKIITIEETAELNLPHENWVSLIARQSYGLGGSSVGEVTLFDLVKTSMRHRPDILIVGEVRGQEAYVLFQALATGHGGMCTMHAENLDSAVKRLTQKPMDIAPAYIPLMNIVLSVQRVHLMKGGERKAYRRVMNVNEIADYEDYRTVFKWHPAKDEHIQSLNKSIMLSNISERLGIGRKELLEEIERRKQILHWMRERNIRSYKDVAAIIAEYYARPEQIYEKVIAGEEVKALAAPRSP